The Streptomyces tubercidicus DNA segment AGGTCGATCTCTTCGAGCAGCTTGGCGCGGTAGACGGCCACCATATGGCTGTCCTCGCGCGCCTCACCGGCCGGTTCGGGTGCGACGATCCGGGCTTTCAGGCTCATCGCGGGGGTGCTCCTTCGTACGGGGCCGCGGCGGGCCTAAGGCCCAGCGCGCCGGGTTCCTGCGGGCGGGGCATGGTGGCGCTGCGGGAGGCGGTGCCGAAGTCGGCGACGCCGGGCACCAGCGAGGGGATGGTGACGCGCACGGTCGCGCTGACCGCGTCGCCCCCGCCGCCGTCCACCGAGACCTGCGCGTCGCGGGCGACCCAGCCGGTCATCGCGGCCCGGCCGGCGGCCTGCGGGTCGGGCGGGTGGTCGGTCTCGTCCATCGAGGCGGTACGGGCCGCGGCGCGGGCTCCCGTACCGGCCTGCTGGACGGCGAAGGCGGCGAGGCCGAGCTGGACCACGGCCAGCCCGACGACCAGCAGGATCGGCAGGAAGCCGAGGAATTCGATGGATACCGTGCCCCGGTCGCGGCCGGGGCCGCGGAGCCGGGCGGGAAGGCGTAGCCGCCTGGGGAGCCGGAGCCGGGCGGACGGCCGGAGCCGGCTGAGGAGACGTACGGCACTCACCCGGCGTCCTCCTTCGCGGCGCCGGCCGAGCCGGTGACCGTCCAGGGGTAGTTGCCCGCGCCCGGGAAGAGCACCGGGACCTTGATCCGGACGGTTGCCTTCCACAGGCCCGACTCCGTTCCGCAGGAGGTCGCGGCGCCCGCGCGCCAGGAACTGGGCAGCTGGTCCTCGGCGGCGGTACGGCAGGCGCCCGCGCCGCCGCCCTCGGTGGCGGTGGCGGCCCGCGCGCCGCGGTCGGCGGAGTGCGCGGCGAGCGAGTAGGTGTACCCGACCAGCACCAGCTGCCAGAGCAGGGCGAGGACCAGCAGGATCAGCGGGAGCAGCCCCATGAATTCCACGGCCACCTGCCCCCGGTCGTCGCCGCCCAGCGGGCGCCGCACCGCTCAGCCCTCCTCGTACGGGCCGGACGGGTCGAACGGCCCCTGGCCGCCGGACGCCGCCGCGGAGCCGCGCCGGGCACCGAACCGGGCACCGGCACCCGGGCCCGCCCCGGAGGCCGCCCCTGATGTCTGGCCCGGAATTCCCCCGGAACCGGGAGCCGCCCCCGGCGTTATGGCCTTGCGCTTGCGCCCGGTCAGCGTGGGGCGGGCCCGGTGGCTGCCGCGGCCCTGCCGTACGGACGGCGCGTCGACCAGGCCGAGTTCGCCGGCCAGCGCGCACAGTGCCTGCTTGACCGTGGACCGGTTGTCCAGATCCTGCATCCGGCCCGCGTCGACACAGGGCTGGAGTTCCTTGAAGGCGGCCGGCACATGGGTCCGGGCGACCTGGGTGCCGGTGGCCTTGGCGACCAGCGGCGGCTGGATCTCGGTGCTCCGGGTGAGGCGGTTGACCACGGTCGTGGTGTCCTCCGCCTTACGGATCTGCAGCCGGTCCCACAGCCTGACCTGCCGTTTGGCGGCCCGTACGGCCACCACGTCCGGGGTGGTCACCAGCAGCGCCAGATCGGCGAGTTCGACGGCCGCGGCATTGGCGGACTGCATCTGGGAGCCGCAGTCGACCAGCACCACTTCGTAGCGGGAGCGCAGCGCGCCGATGATCTGCCGGGCCGCCCGGTCGTCGACCTCCTCCCCGCGCTCCCCCTCCTCGGGCGCCAGCAGCAGGCCGAGGCCCGTGTGGTGATCGTGCACGGCATCCTGGAGCACCCGTACGGAGATGTCCTGAATGCCCGCCAGATCGACGACCGAGCGGCGGAACTGCACGTCCAGATAGGAGGCCACATCACCGGACTGGAGGTCCAGGTCCACCAGCGCGACGCTGCGGCCCGCGGCCCGCGCCGCCAGCGCCAGCTGGACGGCGGTGACGGTGGTGCCGACCCCGCCCTTGGCGCCCGTCACGGTCACCAGCGTGCCGGCCGGCCCGGGAGCCGCCTCCGGGTTGCCCCCTAGGTGGACCCGTACACCCGCCGACCACTGAGCGGCGGCCTGCACCCGGGCGGCCAACTCCTCGTAGCCGAGCGGCAGTCCGACGATGCCACGGGCCCCGGCATCCATCGCCGCGGAGAACAGCGCGGGCCCGGCGTCCGTGGTGATCAGCACGACGCCGACGGCGGGGAAGCGCAGCGCCACCTCACGGATCAGCTCCAGCGCCGGTGTCGGCCCGATCCGCTCGTGGACCAGCACGACCTCGGGGAGCGCCTCCACGGCGGACGGCTGGCCCGCGGCGGGCGGGGCACCCGCACCCGGGGCCGCTGCCCCGGCCCCCTGCGCGGCGGCACCGGCCAGCGCATGGAGCAGCGCTGCGGAGTCCGCGACCGTGGGCGCGGGCTCGGCGTCCGGCAGCTGGTGGAGCAGGGAGGACACGGCGCGTGCGGCGTCGGGGTCACCGATGGCCGGGAGGATGCGGATGGTCACCTGAGGCTCCGGGTCACTTGTCGCCGTCGAGGGTGTAGCTGCGCTGGCCGGGCGGTATGGCGTGCTCGCTGCCGGGGGCGAGCAGGGCGAGCCGTACGTGGGAGGCGAAGGACTCGGCGTAGGCGACCCGTTGGGCGTCCTGGGTGTTCAGCGCGAAGGTGATCGGGACGGCCTCACCGGCCTGCCGGGCGGGGGTGGTGTCGCCCGGGTCCTTGGCCTCCAGCGGCGTCAGCTTGCCGACGTCGATGACCTGGGCCCCCGCGACGATGACCCGGGAGACCGGCTTGTCCTCGGGACGCTTGCCCTCGAACGTGGCGTAGATGTTCACCCGGGCACCGGGGTTGATCTTGCCGGCCACCCCGGTGGCGGCGTCGATCATGATGGCGATCTCCTGCTGCCCGGCCTTCAGCGCGGGCCGCTCGACAATCATGTCGTCCTGGAGCAGCGACCCCTTCTTCAGCGGCGTCACCGCGATCCTGCCACTGAGCTGGTCCAGGTCGGTCACGGCGGTGGGCGGCAGCCACCGCTCCGGCATCCGCACCTTCTCGAACTGCCCGGGGTTCAGGGGTTTATAGGCCGCGACATCGGTCTTCAGCCGGTAGGCCGTCTTCTCCGGGCCGACCTTGGACTCGACGTTCTTGATCACCGACAGCACGCCGACGAACGCGCCGACCGCACAGAGAACCGACAGGAGCAGCAGGATCACTCCGCGGCGCTGGCGTGAGTTCATGGGGGAGGGACCTCGATCGGGACGGGGGGAAGGGGCGGGCGGTCGGACAAGGCATCAGGGGCGGGCGGTCGCCGGGCGGGACCACCCGGGCGGGCGGCCGACGCCGGTCCGGCAGGCCGGCGGGGTGGGGCGGGGCCATGGCGGCCCGGTCGGGCTCAGCGCACGTGGGCCACCGTCCGGGGGGTGCCGGGGGTGCCGGGGGTGTCCGGGTGACCGGCGAGATCCGGATGGCCGGGATAGGCGGGATGAGCGGCATGAGCGGGATGAGGGGCGAAGTCGGGGTGGCCGGGCAGGTCCCACTGGCCGGGGGCGCAGGGGGTGTCGGACGCGTAGGGGTTTCCGGGCACCGGCTGGCCGGACCCGTACGGGTTTC contains these protein-coding regions:
- a CDS encoding TadE/TadG family type IV pilus assembly protein, whose translation is MSAVRLLSRLRPSARLRLPRRLRLPARLRGPGRDRGTVSIEFLGFLPILLVVGLAVVQLGLAAFAVQQAGTGARAAARTASMDETDHPPDPQAAGRAAMTGWVARDAQVSVDGGGGDAVSATVRVTIPSLVPGVADFGTASRSATMPRPQEPGALGLRPAAAPYEGAPPR
- a CDS encoding TadE/TadG family type IV pilus assembly protein, with translation MRRPLGGDDRGQVAVEFMGLLPLILLVLALLWQLVLVGYTYSLAAHSADRGARAATATEGGGAGACRTAAEDQLPSSWRAGAATSCGTESGLWKATVRIKVPVLFPGAGNYPWTVTGSAGAAKEDAG
- a CDS encoding AAA family ATPase, with the translated sequence MTIRILPAIGDPDAARAVSSLLHQLPDAEPAPTVADSAALLHALAGAAAQGAGAAAPGAGAPPAAGQPSAVEALPEVVLVHERIGPTPALELIREVALRFPAVGVVLITTDAGPALFSAAMDAGARGIVGLPLGYEELAARVQAAAQWSAGVRVHLGGNPEAAPGPAGTLVTVTGAKGGVGTTVTAVQLALAARAAGRSVALVDLDLQSGDVASYLDVQFRRSVVDLAGIQDISVRVLQDAVHDHHTGLGLLLAPEEGERGEEVDDRAARQIIGALRSRYEVVLVDCGSQMQSANAAAVELADLALLVTTPDVVAVRAAKRQVRLWDRLQIRKAEDTTTVVNRLTRSTEIQPPLVAKATGTQVARTHVPAAFKELQPCVDAGRMQDLDNRSTVKQALCALAGELGLVDAPSVRQGRGSHRARPTLTGRKRKAITPGAAPGSGGIPGQTSGAASGAGPGAGARFGARRGSAAASGGQGPFDPSGPYEEG
- the cpaB gene encoding Flp pilus assembly protein CpaB encodes the protein MNSRQRRGVILLLLSVLCAVGAFVGVLSVIKNVESKVGPEKTAYRLKTDVAAYKPLNPGQFEKVRMPERWLPPTAVTDLDQLSGRIAVTPLKKGSLLQDDMIVERPALKAGQQEIAIMIDAATGVAGKINPGARVNIYATFEGKRPEDKPVSRVIVAGAQVIDVGKLTPLEAKDPGDTTPARQAGEAVPITFALNTQDAQRVAYAESFASHVRLALLAPGSEHAIPPGQRSYTLDGDK